One Bacteroidales bacterium genomic window, TTAAACCTCCGCATCGAAAACATTGATCTGCACGTGCTGATTTCAGATGTAATAAAAAATATTGCTATCCAGGTTGAAATTAGAGATGGATCTATTTCAACTGATTTCCAGGCAAGAAGTACTGTATTGAAGATCGATAGAATGCATATTTCTAACATGATCTATAACCTGCTGGATAATGCCAATAAATATTCACCCAGGAAACCACAGATCCTCGTATCAACCAGCGATTCGGAAAATGGAATATTGATCAGGATCAAAGACAATGGAATCGGAATCAATAAAGTAAATCAGAAAAAAATCTTTGAAAAATTATACCGTGTGCCTACCGGAGACGTTCACAATGTAAAAGGATTTGGTCTGGGGCTGAGTTATGTTAAATTTGTAGTAGAAAAACATGGGGGTAACATAACAGTAGAAAGTGAAATCAATAAAGGAAGTACCTTTTCAGTATTCCTGCCCATTAACCAGGTTGCAACCTGAAAAATAATGCAGGACTGTAAAATTATCATTGTTCAAAATTGTATTAATACATCGATATATGGAAAACGAAAAAACCAAAGTACTGCTTGCCGAAGATGACCGCAATCTCGGCAATATCCTGCGGACCTACCTGGAAGCAAAAGGATATTCTACACGGTTATTCGTGAATGGACAGGAAGCCAGTGATGCCTTCTCCAAAGAGCCTTTCGATTTTTGTATTGTGGATGTAATGATGCCGATTAAAGATGGTTTTACCCTGGCAAAAGATATCAGGAAAGTAGATTCACAAATCCCGATTTTATTCCTCACAGCTAAATCCCTCGAAGAAGATAAACTAAAGGGTTTTCAGTCCGGTGGTGACGACTACCTCACTAAACCCTTCAGCATGGAGGAATTATTAGCCAGGATGGAGGCTATACTTCGTCGGACGGTTACAAAAACATCTGCATCGGGGAATAAGGGAATACTGGAAATCGGAAATTTTGTTTTTGATTATAATCACCAGCTATTGACCATCAAAGGGGTAGAGCAAAAACTTACCTCTAAAGAAGCCGACCTTCTGAAACTACTTGGTGAGCACGTAAATAATGTTGTTGATAGAAGCTTTGCCCTGAACAGGATCTGGCAAAATGACAGCTATTTCAATGCCAGGAGTATGGATGTGTATGTGGCTAAACTGAGGAAATACCTAAAAGAAGACCCTTCCGTTGAACTGATCAATGTTCATGGTATTGGCTTCAAACTGGTTACCAATACTCCCAGCTAACTGCTATATAAATCCCTTTATTTTGCCATCCATCGGATAGCCTCTTTACTGCTTAAGGGAGACAATTCATGTGTTTGAACAAATTCAAGGACAGCTTGTGAATTATGTTTCGAGTATTCTCTAAGGGACCAACCAATTGCCTTACGGATAAAAAAATCCTTGTGTTGGGATAACCTTTCACATAATCCAAACAAAAGCTCTTCATCTGTTTCTTTTCTGTATTTCAGTTGGAATAACAAGCAGGTCCTTTGAAGCCACAGGTTCCCGGATTTCATCCATTCCTCAATTTGTGAAGTGATTAACTCGGGTCGTTTTTTCAATAGGGTTCCAACAATATTTGATGCTATAAAATCCACCGTATCCCACCATGATTTGTGGGTTATCATATAAGCGGCCAACGGAAGTACCACTTCTTCCCCTTTCTTTGCATAATATTCAATAATATCCATTGCTATATATTGCCATTCCCTCTCCGGCTTCTCCCAGGTATAATTTACGATTGCCTCAAGATGTTGCTTTTGAGGATACCCGTTGTTTCTGAAAAACTCCCGTGATATTGATTGGCGGATCGGAGCCGGCATACCGTAAAATTCAGCGATATCCTTCATGTAAGATCTGACAGACACAGCCCTTAAAGGATCCGCATTATTCTCAAATGCGATTTGAAGGGGTAAGAAATACTGCATATTTCAGGTTTATGATGACTCTCAGGTAAATCAGGAACCTGTCATTTGGTCTGTAAAAATAATGTTTTCATTTCCTGTTTAGTTAAAAATCACTTTTCTGGCCATTATCTCTGTACCGGATGTAGAAAACATCCTGAAGAAATAGATGCCTGCTTCCTGGTTTCTCTTGCTCCAGTTTCTTGTGTAATGACCAGCCGTTAATGGGAATTCATCAACTTTCTTTCCCAGGGTGTCAAACACGCATAATAATACTGTTTCCGGAATGGATACCTGAACTGTACATTCCCCCTGAGTAGGATTTGGATAAATATTCATCCCGAAACCTGGATTTTTTCCGGGTTCATTCAGTCCATAAGTTTTATCGATCACAGCTACAGTATATTCTCCCCTGAATAATGTATCAACTGTAAGGAAACCAATATTATTTGTTCCGATCCTTGAAAAAGCCGGCCGACTCCAGTCATTTTGATCATCTTTCCGGTAAAGGATAATAACCGAATCATTGGAGCTTGTAATAAGGGTATTGTCAAGATTGGATTTATTATAGAAAAATTTACCCCTGGCATTGAATCCTGCTGGAAAGTTCCCTTCAACTTTCCAGAAACGGGCATTTGAGATA contains:
- a CDS encoding DNA alkylation repair protein — its product is MQYFLPLQIAFENNADPLRAVSVRSYMKDIAEFYGMPAPIRQSISREFFRNNGYPQKQHLEAIVNYTWEKPEREWQYIAMDIIEYYAKKGEEVVLPLAAYMITHKSWWDTVDFIASNIVGTLLKKRPELITSQIEEWMKSGNLWLQRTCLLFQLKYRKETDEELLFGLCERLSQHKDFFIRKAIGWSLREYSKHNSQAVLEFVQTHELSPLSSKEAIRWMAK
- a CDS encoding T9SS type A sorting domain-containing protein, encoding MNFSIGHMKVQEVSNGFDVNVSVRQRLKEATEYANSNHLELTFIGANWQEFTDTFIFSGAIGEKTFHLPFEPIEVIPDMNEKISDAALSFRSVIKSPGEIDFTDTYARLITASVTDSAWVRITHNWAAPDDFNTAVPGVSISNARFWKVEGNFPAGFNARGKFFYNKSNLDNTLITSSNDSVIILYRKDDQNDWSRPAFSRIGTNNIGFLTVDTLFRGEYTVAVIDKTYGLNEPGKNPGFGMNIYPNPTQGECTVQVSIPETVLLCVFDTLGKKVDEFPLTAGHYTRNWSKRNQEAGIYFFRMFSTSGTEIMARKVIFN
- a CDS encoding response regulator transcription factor; translated protein: MENEKTKVLLAEDDRNLGNILRTYLEAKGYSTRLFVNGQEASDAFSKEPFDFCIVDVMMPIKDGFTLAKDIRKVDSQIPILFLTAKSLEEDKLKGFQSGGDDYLTKPFSMEELLARMEAILRRTVTKTSASGNKGILEIGNFVFDYNHQLLTIKGVEQKLTSKEADLLKLLGEHVNNVVDRSFALNRIWQNDSYFNARSMDVYVAKLRKYLKEDPSVELINVHGIGFKLVTNTPS